From a single Phragmites australis chromosome 7, lpPhrAust1.1, whole genome shotgun sequence genomic region:
- the LOC133923665 gene encoding CRIB domain-containing protein RIC11-like has product MAYKVKGIFKGLKVISRIFVVKEHEMEIGYPTDVKHVAHIGWGSSAGNASPSWMNGITASTDFSSLGNFAASTGTCWASQDFEMQPRDTPPFGAVSENTGGRQDSAPCKPDIPRPPTKTRRKKPKNGSPTASLRPPSPRGLLSPPPPPAADAAVVVAANGVQ; this is encoded by the exons ATGGCGTACAAGGTGAAAGGGATCTTCAAGGGCCTCAAGGTCATCTCCCGGATCTTCG TGGTGAAGGAGCATGAGATGGAGATTGGTTATCCGACAGACGTGAAGCATGTCGCGCATATCGGCTGGGGTAGCTCGGCGGGGAATGCCTCTCCAAGCTGG ATGAACGGCATCACGGCATCCACGGACTTTTCGTCCTTGGGCAACTTTGCAGCATCCACAGGGACCTGCTGGGCTTCTCAAG ACTTCGAGATGCAGCCTCGAGACACGCCGCCTTTCGGCGCAGTTTCAGAGAACACTGGCGGGCGGCAAGACTCGGCTCCGTGCAAACCCGACATCCCAAGGCCGCCGACGaagacgaggaggaagaagccgaAGAACGGCTCGCCAACGGCGTCGTTGAGGCCGCCGAGTCCCAGGGGTTTGTTATCGCCACCTCCGCCACCGGCTGCTGATGCTGCGGTTGTCGTTGCTGCTAATGGCGTGCAATGA